The sequence below is a genomic window from Ignavibacteriales bacterium.
GTTAGCTGAGATTATTCTCTACTGATCTTTTCCTAGGAAAGTATCAGCTGTATTTTTTACAGAGAGCCCTCAATAATTTTGAGGGCTTTTTTTATATTCATTAGTAAAAATTAATATTGTTGTACGAATTTATTCCGAAAATCTTAATCAGCATTAATGTACTATAAACTCATTTTCTTATTGATTCTCTTCTCACAATTTCTGATCGGGCAGGATAAGTTAAACTTAGTTACAGAAAATGAAACAGTCATTAAAAGTATACCCATTCTTTATAAATCAGACATAGTTTATCTTTCGGTAACTGACCTTTCAGAAGCACTAAATATAGAATACAATTTTATACCGGCACTTAACAAAATCCGGCTTTCATTCCGTGACAGAGCTATAAACCTTACTACAAAAAATCCCTTTGTAACAATTGAAAATAATATTGATTCCACTAAACAAATCATACAAATGCCGGTTTCGGTTTTTGTTGAACGTGGACTCATATACATTTCCTTAAAATCAATTGTTCATGTTTTAAATACTGCTTTTGACATTTCGATTACTATTAATGATAAAAGGAATACTCTATTAGTTTCGTTTAAGGACAATAAAATTGGCGGGCAAAGAATTTTATCCCGTGACAACCTTTATGATGTTTATGGAATAAGTCTAATCGAGACTGAAGACAATTTTATTATTAAGCTAAAATCAAACAAGAAACTTTCTGCGGCTATTTCACATTTTGATGGCAATTCTTTAGTCGTGAAACTGCCGGGCACGAGTATAGATACAAACTATATTGAAGGCAAACGACACTCAAAAGCTTTATCCGAATTGTCAGTTTCAAAAAATGAAAGTCATTCCGAATTAAAAATAAAACTAAATATCAAATACCAGGGATGTGAAATTTTTAAAGCGCCGGGAAACAATGACCTTTTTATAAAACTGGAATTGTACAAGGACGATAACTGGTTTACTAAAGAAAGTGAAAATTTCAAAATCATTTATAGATCATCAAATGATTATTTATCGGATCATATTCTTGAGTCCGCGGAAAGATCATTCAATCTGCTTAGTAAGCTTTTTAATTATTCGCCAAAAGAAAAAATTGTTATTGCCACATTTGATATTCATGATTATGGCTTTGGCGCAGCCACAACCGTTCCTTTGAATTTTATTAGACTTGAAATTGAACCATTTGAACCGGGTTATGAAAATGTACCTCTCAATGAGAGGTACCAGTGGATTTTAAATCACGAACTTGTGCATATACTCGTCAATGATCATTCTTCATCAGTGGAAAGATTTTTCAGAACGCTTTTCTCTAAAGTAGCACCGGAACAACCTCAACCACTGACTATACTGGCAAGTCTGTTTACGAATTCAAACAGATATACACCGCGCTGGCATCAGGAATCCATCGCAGTATTTCTTGAAACCTGGTTAAGCGGAGGTTATGGTCGTACTCTCGGAAACTTTGATGAAATGTATTTCCGCAGCATTGCAGCAGATGACAAAAATTTTGGCGGATATGTAGAAGTTGAATCTGATCTTGTACAAAATAATTTTTTACTGGAAACTCTTTATTATTTATACGGAGGCAGGTTCGCGACATATCTATACATTAAGTTTGGCTATGACAAACTTTTTAAATGGTTCATAACAGAATCTTCCGAATTTTATCCCGGATATAAATCCAAATTCGAAGATGTTTTTGGTGAATCATTTGATGAAGAGTGGCACAAATTTTCAGAATACGAAATAGCTTTTCAGAAGGAGAATATTAAACGCATAAAATCTTCCGGACTGACCGATTCAAGAAGAGTAGGGAACGAAAATTTTGGCTGGGTTACTCAGCCATATCTCGATTCAAAAAATTCAAGAATATTGTTCGGATATCATCGCCCTAATTCACTTGCGACTCTTGGATCAATAAACTTACACAATGGTTCTCAATCTGAATTACTTTCATTACCGACACCGAGTTTGATAAGTGTTGCTTCAACCGCGTATGATGCGCAAAATGATTTATTCTTTTATACGACAAATAATAACGAACTTTACAGGGATCTTTGGGTGCTTGATCTGAAATCCGGTGATAAGAAAATGATTTTTGAGAACGAACGGATTGGGCACTTGTGTCTGACACCTTCAACGAAAGCGCTGTGGGGGATTCAGCACAACGGCGGAAAAGCTATTCTTGTTTATTCTGATTATCCATACAATTCCATAAGACAATTAATCGGATTTGATATAGGTGACGATGTACAACAACTTACCTCGAATTTTTCAGGGACTATGATTGTTGCAACTCTGCATAAATCTAACGGACAGCAGATGTTAATTGTTTTTGATGGAGAAAAACTTAAACAGGGTGATATCTTCACCTATGATGTGCTTACTAACTCAGGGTCACCTGAGAATCCATCCTGGAGCGAGGACAATAAGTATATTTACTGGAATGCTTATACAAACGGAGTTTCCAATATCTATCGCTACAGTATATCAGAAAATAAAACCGAACCACTATCGAATACATTGAAAGGATATTTTAGACCGATTGAAATTTCAAAGGATTCCATTTTTGTATTTGAATTTTCAACTGATGGATTTATTCCTGTTGTTATTGCTAATAAACCAGCGGATCATTTGCCGGCTATTCAGTACCTTGGACAACAAGTAATCGACAAAGATCCAAAGGTACTTGATCTCGTAATTAATTCTTCTGGAAAGATACCTGTTGATATATCTGAAGCAGAAGAATATAATGGCTTTGAGCATCTTGATATTAACACCTTTCTTCCAGTTATAAGCGGATTTATTTCTCAGAAAGTATTGGGGTTTTATACTCACATTGCTGACCCGATCATAAATCATGATTTTACTATGGAGTTGGGAGTCTCACCATTTAAAGAAAATTCAAACGATGTAATGTTTCATCTTAAAGCTAAATATGATTACAAGAAAAGATTTGAACTCGGGATAAATCACAACGCGCCTGACTTTTATGACCTTGTAAATAAAAGAAAGAAAGGAATGCTCGGAACAAGAGTTCTTTTTGCTCACAATCACTACTGGATATATGATAATCCATTAAAGATTAAGCAAAGAACAGAGGTATCTGTTTTTACAGGAGTAGAATATTTTATCGATAACGCAATTCGTGTTTCTGAGCCGGACTTTCTTGTCGCACAGACGAATCTGAATTCAAAAAACCTTAGGAGAAGTGTCGGCAGTGTGGATTATGAAGAAGGCAGTGAATTTAATCTTTCATTTTTATTTTTTGTGTCAGACCCAAAAACATATTATGCAACCGGACAAATTTTTGCAGAATGGGATCACTACTCAGTATGGTTAGCATCACACAATGTATTTCACTTCAAACTTGCGTCAGGTTATCATCAGCCAAATGAAAGATTGTTTCAGGCAAAATTTTTCTTTGGCGGTTTCGGAAACAGGGAGCTGGAAAACATTCCGGTAAGACAGTATAGAAACCTGTTAAGATTTCCCGGTGTTCCGATTTATACAATCTTTGCGGATAATTTTGGTCAGTTATTGTTAGAAAATAATTTTCCACCTATTCACCCGGGTGATATTTCGTTCGCCTCTCAGTTTATCGATAACATAAATCTTTCGGTTTTTTCAAAAACACTTTTAATCGACCTGGAAAAACCATCAAAGTACATTGATGCCGGCGCTCAGATAAATTTTGTTTTCAAACATTGGTTTAACCTTGAATCAACATTTTCAGCAGGGGTAGCAAAAGCCTGGTATAAAGGCGGTGAATCGGATGAATGGTTCCTTTCCTTTAAACTATTGAAGAATTAATTGAACATTTATTAAGTAAGATGTCTGTTTATATATGTACTAATTGGTTTTTAATTTCTGTTCAAAAAGTTATATTGTTTGCAATTGAAATTTCTAAGTTTGAAGGGAGCAAATGAAATTTTCAGAATTTAAAAACAAACTGGATGCTGAACTTAAAAATCAGCTCCCTCCCGAAGAGTCGTCTGAAAGAGTAAAGAACCTTGAATCGATTCTTGATATAGTTAATTCGGTTAACAGGTCTTTAATTCTTGATGATGTTCTTGAGTTGGTATTGAAGAATTCAATACGCATAACGAATTCCGAAAGAGGTTTCATTGTACTAAAAGATGAAAACGGAAAACTGGAATTCAAAATCGGGCTTGACGCAAATGGAAACAATCTTCCCGAAAATCTGTTTCAGGTAAGTAATACTGTTGTTGAAGATGTGTTTATTTCCGGTCAGTCCATCTTTATCGAGGGTGCGCAAAGCGACACTAATTTTGATCCGAGTAAAAGTATTATCAAACTTGAATTACAAACAATTTTATGCTCACCGCTTATAACCGGTGATAAAAAAATCGGTGTTGTTTATGTTGACAGCAAGCATCTCCACAAAATAAAAGCAAAAGAAATTACAGATACATTCGAAATACTTGCTGGACAAGCAGCCACTGCCATTCGTAACGCACAGTTATACGACGGGCAGATAAGTGCTAACAATGCACTGCAGGAAGCTAATACGCAATTGATCCAGGCAGAAAGAAAGGCTCTTAAATCCAGTATTGATTCTGAAATCGGTCAGTCGTTACAGGGACTTGTTCACCTTGCACTGCTTGAAACTGAATCATTGATGCGTACTATTGAAAAATCCCAGAAAGAATCCTCTGAGAATAAAAGTGCTGACCCGATTTTGTTCGACAGACTTAAGTTAAAATCCAAAGTTGCGATTGACAGCATCAGAAGTATACAAAAGTATGCACAGGTATTACTTGAAACTTCTGTCATGAATCTTAATAAAGACAGTGGTGATTTGAACAGAACTATTCAATCAGTGATAAAATATATTTCGCCGATAAAAAGATTTTATTCAATGACATTTACAACTGAATTCAGTCCGCTTCCGATGTGTAAGTATGACTCTGAACAAATACAGCATTTACTTGTTCACCTGTTCACAAATTCTGCAGACGCACGGAGCGATGCAACCATACTTGTTAAAACTTTTGTTGAAAATCATTTTATAGTTGTAAGAGTTGCTGATAACGGACCTGGTTTTCCCCCGGATAAAGTTAAAAAAATATTTGAACTTGCTAATTCACAAAAAAGTAATTACGGACTTTTTCTTTGCAAAAGTATAATTGATCAACATAAAGGAGATATAAAAGTTTTGCCTGTTGAGAACGGAGCTGCTATTCAATTTACTTTGCCGGTTGTTTGATTATGAATGATACAGGCACAAAATATTTTCAGGAACTTTATGGGCAGCTTCACTTTCCTGTAGTAGTACTGAGTACTGCAGGTGAAATTGTATATGTGAATGATGAATACATCGCCTTTTGGGGGTACACAGTTGACGATCTTAAAAACTATTCCGTGTTTGACGATAGTGAACTGAGAAAAAATGGTGTGCTGGGAATCATTCAAAAAGTGATTGAAGAAAAAACGAAATTCCGTGTAGATAATTACTCTGATTCACTTTTAAGAAGTAAAGAAATTACGATTCCGGTCTTCCGCACAGAGATATTCCCGATCTTTATTGAAAACCAGTTTTATATTGTGATCACTCACGATGACCAGACGGAAATGTATCTGACAGAGCAGGAAGTAATGAAAGCACGGG
It includes:
- a CDS encoding GAF domain-containing sensor histidine kinase, which translates into the protein MKFSEFKNKLDAELKNQLPPEESSERVKNLESILDIVNSVNRSLILDDVLELVLKNSIRITNSERGFIVLKDENGKLEFKIGLDANGNNLPENLFQVSNTVVEDVFISGQSIFIEGAQSDTNFDPSKSIIKLELQTILCSPLITGDKKIGVVYVDSKHLHKIKAKEITDTFEILAGQAATAIRNAQLYDGQISANNALQEANTQLIQAERKALKSSIDSEIGQSLQGLVHLALLETESLMRTIEKSQKESSENKSADPILFDRLKLKSKVAIDSIRSIQKYAQVLLETSVMNLNKDSGDLNRTIQSVIKYISPIKRFYSMTFTTEFSPLPMCKYDSEQIQHLLVHLFTNSADARSDATILVKTFVENHFIVVRVADNGPGFPPDKVKKIFELANSQKSNYGLFLCKSIIDQHKGDIKVLPVENGAAIQFTLPVV
- a CDS encoding PD40 domain-containing protein: MYYKLIFLLILFSQFLIGQDKLNLVTENETVIKSIPILYKSDIVYLSVTDLSEALNIEYNFIPALNKIRLSFRDRAINLTTKNPFVTIENNIDSTKQIIQMPVSVFVERGLIYISLKSIVHVLNTAFDISITINDKRNTLLVSFKDNKIGGQRILSRDNLYDVYGISLIETEDNFIIKLKSNKKLSAAISHFDGNSLVVKLPGTSIDTNYIEGKRHSKALSELSVSKNESHSELKIKLNIKYQGCEIFKAPGNNDLFIKLELYKDDNWFTKESENFKIIYRSSNDYLSDHILESAERSFNLLSKLFNYSPKEKIVIATFDIHDYGFGAATTVPLNFIRLEIEPFEPGYENVPLNERYQWILNHELVHILVNDHSSSVERFFRTLFSKVAPEQPQPLTILASLFTNSNRYTPRWHQESIAVFLETWLSGGYGRTLGNFDEMYFRSIAADDKNFGGYVEVESDLVQNNFLLETLYYLYGGRFATYLYIKFGYDKLFKWFITESSEFYPGYKSKFEDVFGESFDEEWHKFSEYEIAFQKENIKRIKSSGLTDSRRVGNENFGWVTQPYLDSKNSRILFGYHRPNSLATLGSINLHNGSQSELLSLPTPSLISVASTAYDAQNDLFFYTTNNNELYRDLWVLDLKSGDKKMIFENERIGHLCLTPSTKALWGIQHNGGKAILVYSDYPYNSIRQLIGFDIGDDVQQLTSNFSGTMIVATLHKSNGQQMLIVFDGEKLKQGDIFTYDVLTNSGSPENPSWSEDNKYIYWNAYTNGVSNIYRYSISENKTEPLSNTLKGYFRPIEISKDSIFVFEFSTDGFIPVVIANKPADHLPAIQYLGQQVIDKDPKVLDLVINSSGKIPVDISEAEEYNGFEHLDINTFLPVISGFISQKVLGFYTHIADPIINHDFTMELGVSPFKENSNDVMFHLKAKYDYKKRFELGINHNAPDFYDLVNKRKKGMLGTRVLFAHNHYWIYDNPLKIKQRTEVSVFTGVEYFIDNAIRVSEPDFLVAQTNLNSKNLRRSVGSVDYEEGSEFNLSFLFFVSDPKTYYATGQIFAEWDHYSVWLASHNVFHFKLASGYHQPNERLFQAKFFFGGFGNRELENIPVRQYRNLLRFPGVPIYTIFADNFGQLLLENNFPPIHPGDISFASQFIDNINLSVFSKTLLIDLEKPSKYIDAGAQINFVFKHWFNLESTFSAGVAKAWYKGGESDEWFLSFKLLKN